GACGTTATCAAGTAAcatatttttgtaacttttttttttttttttttataagaaactAAAAGCATGGAGATATTTAAAGGCACAATCTAACCAGCATAAGTTGAGTAGCTTATTTAAGTGGTCAGAGTGCAGGAATTGATGATGGAGTCCTTCAAAATTTTGTCAAACACTTTGAGTGGTTTGGCAAAAAATGGGGAGCACTTCGTACCCCAAGCTCAACTCCTATGCTGCCACTAATATAATGAATAATTGCACTTGTAAATTTCACTTATGATCAATCCAAGCTTGAACTTACTGATAGCGCAACTCATCTATAAAGGGAATAACTAGACTTTCTTCAATGTGTAAATACTAAGTTCCACTGAAAACCTTTCCCATCTGTTTTTGTGTTCCGATATTTTTAGACATGTTACTGATGGACCTTCAAAATCCGTTGACTTCAATCAAAGCAACCAGTTTATCATCAAAGAACAAGTTACTGAGACAGAAGTCCTCCAAAAGCAGGAGGAGAAACCTCATGTGTACCTCCAGTCAACACAATCAGAAACAGGTGGTACAATTGATTCACAGACAACATCTGTTAAATCTGAGGTAGTACCTCTCTCTGCTGGTATGAAGGTTCACCAAGTACAAAGTTCACCAGTTCTTATTCAACAATCTCAGCAATCTTCAGCTCTTGTTAACAACCCTCTTAACTCCAACAACCAGTCCGTGTCCGATTTAATGATCAACAACCAAGCCATTACAACGCAAGAAGCATCTGGAGGATCGCAGCAAGTTCCACCAGCCGGTCAGCATAATGGATCATCTGTGCAAAGCCTGTTTATTGAAGAAATTCAACACACAAGCTACAGGAATCGAGCTGTATCTATAGAGGTAAAATACATGTTATTTTGCATGCTTATGAGAAACGGAATTAAGTCATCtgagaaataaaaaatgtaaaaaaaatgtttgtgtgaTGATAGTATTGAATTCATTATTTGATATGTTGTCttgaaaagagaaaacatgcatctGTTGGATAGTCTTGATGTAAAATGATTGCCCTGATGGCTAGTGCCTGTATCACCTGCAagtaagtgttttgttttgttttttagataaTTTTCAGTATCTCTCCAGGCTGACCCAGGTAAATGTCAAACCTCACTAAAATGGTTTGTCATATTAAGCGAAGACATTGCCAGGGCACTCCTTACACCAAACAACTACAATGGGCAGCAGCGGTTATGGttgttggagtgtttctttaatacgtTGATAGATTGGACTCCCTTGTGGAGCCCAATTTAGCTTTGAATGTTTTCCCTTACAGTGTTTTGAAACCAAGGGAGTCTTCAAAAAAATCCGTAACATTATACACATTACCATTAAAAACTAACGTAACTGGTTATAAAACTGTATTGCTATGTTATCTATATACCAGCAAAACAGACATTTTCCCATTATTCTACAGGAAGCAGAAAGAAAATACGAAGAGAAAAGACAGAATCTGGATCATTACAATGGTAAAGAATTTGAAAAGATGCTTGAAGAAGCACAAGCCAATATCATGAAGTCTATTCCCAGCCTTGAAGTGCCATCCCAATCTCTAAAAGTCGAGGTTATTAATAAATTAGAGGTCACAGGTAATCCACGACACTTAACAGACTTGTTTGGCTTGGTTTCATTTGATTATATGTATTATAATGCCATGCTTGTTtattgcttcattaaagggacactccaggcacccagaccacttctgcccattggagtggtctgggtgccaactcccactactcttaaccctgcaagtgtaattattgcagttttttttataaactgcaataattaccttgcagggttaactccacctctagtggctgtctactagacagccactagagggcacttcctgattcctagcacaggaaacctgtgctagagcgtcactggacgtcctcacgctgagtgaggacctccagcgtcactcatttccccataggaaagcattgaaatgtattttcaatgctttcctatgggaagcgctaatgcgcattaggtctccccggccggtgggcgggatcagtctcgcccaccggccgacgcagtcagaaggaggagcggcgcagagggagaagcagcgacgtgggacatagtcgctgcctcaggtaaattactgaaggggttttcaccccttcagcaaccgggattgggggctgggagggagagggtacctgcagtgccaggaaaacggattgttttccgggcactggagtttccctttaactatgattgtgtgtgtgtgtgtatgctatgTATGTAATGCCATATTAATCCAGCCTTTTACAAAAGACACATCAATGTGTAGAATCCATCTTTAAAGAAACATAGCTGGAATATAGAATATTCTTGATGTCAAATGATTGCCCTGATAGTTAGTACCTCTATCACCTGCAAGTAAgtgtttttataattttctgtATCTCTCCAGGCTGACCCAATAAGTGTCAAACCTTACTAAAATTTTTGTGAGAGTAATACAAAATGACTTGAGTTTCCtgtagagaatttttttttttttattaccatcAACAGTATTAATCCCATAATTTAAGAGACCAACAGTACAAGTGGCTGCATATCAAAACCTAGACAATCTAAATACAAAAGTAGCCTCtgcagagacacacagcaggaaATAGTAGACTTGTATGGTTTAATTTAAGATGAATAGACAATCATCTGTTTTATCTCTGGCCACTGCAAAATGTGCTATTAGGCCACGTGCAAGTTGTCTTCTTATGGATTTTCTGCACTCAGTTGGGTTTTATCTTGGTGACTCATTATATATAGAAATTAAATCCAAAGTGGCTCATACATTCCATCAGAGACACTATTAAAAATTGCGTTTGATCTATATtcagaaattatttttaatattgcttTTTACACCCATGTCTTCATTTTCTAGAAGGTGTACATGACCTCGATCAGGATTATGATAAGGTGACAAAATCTCCACCTCCACCTCCTCCTCGCCGCATGTACCCACCTGGGTCTACTGTGGGTAGCTCATGGGCAGCAGAATCCCCTTACCTTGTGAGGAAGGAAAACAGTAAGGTATGGATCTTAGACCATGTCTCTTCATTAGCCCTCAGTCAATAAAACCTATCTGTCATTGCACtgtgacatgcttgctttaggcTTAGTGTATCATGGTGTTATGCAGGACTTCCCTACATATAGGTCATTAAATATATATCATTGGCTATAGGATTCCAGAGGTATTAAGGAagctatgatttatttttttcccccctaatGTAGGATTCTGAAGAAAGCCTTCCATCAACACCATTAAAAACAGCCAAGGTTGATACAGAAGATAAAGGTCTAAGTACTACGCTTGCCACAGTCAAAGACGATGATGAGGAAGAAGGAGAGAGAATCATGGCAGAACTTCAGGTAAAGACTATAACAATTTATCTCACTTTGGACCAGTTTAGATCAGTCATTAACTTGTTAAGCACTGAAAAGGCCCTTAAAACATGACCCATTAGTAGTGCCCAATGAATAGGAGGGTTGCCTAAAGACCATATAGTAAAGAGCAATCTAAACTTTCATAAGATGGGCTATGATCATTTAGAAAGATACACTGTGTCATATATTAAGGTCGACTGGTCTGTTATTAATATTTTCTAGCAGATTATTATTCCTGACTCCTACATCTAAGCACATTAATACGTAATTAAATCACATTGCCATGCCATTAAAAAGATTTTCATTAGCAATAAATGTTCTACTACACTATTCTCTAGAAATACATTTCAGTTTCCCTGCATGAAGCAATGGATACtacaattaaaattatatttttattacaaaaCACAGTATATAGGAAATTATCACCTTACTATATGTTATTCAACTAAGACAAGTTCAGAAAATCAGCATCAAAATGGCCTTTTTTACAAAGGAGTAACTGACTTTCCAGGGGTCTAATAGTACATTTAATAGTACATCATATTTAATGATCATGATGAGTTTAAATAGAAAATTACTGTAACTTCATGTGATGTTATAAGGATACCCCAACGAGTTGGAACTAAAAGATTTCTATTAAACATCAGTTTAAAAATCCTGAGAACATTCAGACAATGttatgtataatgttttcatttcATAGGCTTTCCAGAAGTGCTCCTTTGTGGACATAAACACAAAAGGTCAAATTGATCACTCCAAATCTGAGACTGAAGTTAAAGATTTCAGGCCAACAGCCTTAGGCCATCCTAGGGAAAAGAAGGTAATGTTGACCTGAAGGCCTGACTAATACCTTCTTCCCTAAAGAAGATACTAACATTCTTTTCACAGAACCAACATATGTCTCCAAGAGCAATCTCTGGCCACTTAATCCAGCGTGCTTCTGATATGGCTTCTGATTTGGTGGGTCTCCTAGATGTTGGTGGTCTGTTTCAAAACACATAAACCCATAGAAAGAATGTGCAATTACCTTTCCTATGTGCTTTGGCTGATTCAAGACCAGATCTAGTGATCTTTGGAAACGTCTGTAAAACATTTGGTTCTTCCTTTTTGGGAAGTATATCAAGAGCAAAATTGGACACCAGCACTATTCCATGAGACTTATTCTTCCTCTACTGTCATATAAGAGTATAAGGTTATCCTGCAGACGAAATGGGCAAAATCAGTCTGATTTCACAATGGGCAGAATAGATGGGCCATTCGGTTCCTATCTATTGTtcttttggatttatttttttggtctaCGGCCCACAAATGGAGCATTGCAGAATGTCCATTCCCATCCTAGAAAATATCAAAGTTTTAAGGAGCCACACTTGACTTCATTTAATTTGTTCATGTTCTATTGAAGTCCCTCACGTTATGATCCACTCAAACACCATATCTAGAGCACATTGCATTAACAACATTTGGCCAGAGAGCGTTGGAGAAATGTGTGTTCCCTTTCTAATTCCTTATGCCTTTACCCCTCTTGGCCTTTTTCATGACTTACTcagttttgaatatatatatataacgatctttattttgaaagatattTCTGAATCAATTAACCATCTGCCAGAAAACACTCAATGCTGGTCATTCATTTTGATACACCTTGTAGACCGCATGCTTGTTAACAACCTTGTAATTTTCATTTGACAGTACCTTTCTGGAACATTGAAGTATGAATTAAGCAGCTTGTTAGATAATCTTACCACcagagaaaataattttaaatatttctttCTGAATACAGTTTGTttacttgttttttatttctattttttctataacagaggatatataaattataattttattatggCTTATTTAATTTAGGAAGGatattattacataaaataatatatagaaatatttagAGTATAATATGAAAAAGTATGACTATAGAGAATAGATCTATAAATCCACACGTTGGCTCCTGTCAGTCATCTTTAGAAATGTATTGATGTTTCTGCCATTGAACACTGTTCAAGTGGAAGAGCAGAAACCGAAATTGTGTTTCTGTTCTCCTCCTCATTTacattgtgtgccttggctgtgcctgaAGTGAATTGGAGTATcacatgaaaaaaaagttttagttacagtttaaaaaaacaaaaaaaaaaaaaacaatatatatatatatatatacatatatatatatatatatattttaaagtctaATTTCCAGATAAGTGACAGTTCTGCTGTAAAATTCAAATGCCAGAAGTTGTTTGCTTGGCATAACTTCAAGAATGGTGCCAGTAATGAGTTCCTGTGGCACCAAGGATTTGCTATCAGTGACAGAAGTCCTGTCCTCAGAATCTCTGTAATTTCTTTCCACCTCTGAGCTAAAGTTCCTTCATACCATAACATAATTGATTTGGACGATTATATTATTCCATGAAATATTTAAAAAGCCTGTATGAAAATTAACTCATTAAGGACCAATGACGTGCCATGCAAGTCAGAACACTTTGATATTTGTACAGCCTTTGCCTAACAGTCCTTAAAagggcgttaggaatacaaacctgtatttctaatgctTTATAGACCCTGTCCATAATTATAGTGATCTATCCCCACCTCTTCCCCATGTGCCATAAATCTACTAAAATAAAGGATTTTACTTGCCGTTTTCCAGAGCTCACTTGGTGCTGCTTACCGCTACTCGTCCTATGACCTCATCAAGAAGGCATTACCACTACTCGTCCTATGACCTCATCAAGAAGGCATGCGGTGGTCTAATCCTATGGGGGCCTAATGCTAAAGCACAGTGAGTGCTCATCCGAGCATCCCgatagcaaagcattgaatcaatatttTTCTATGGGATAGCTGCGTCACATGACCGAGTTTTATTTGGTCATTgctgtggaagtgcctctagtggcagtcaataAGATAGCCACTGGATGTGTGTTTAATCCTTCAAGGTAAACATTTCTGTTTCtgcaaaacggcaatgttttaccttgATTGGTTGAAATGACAGGACCACAGGACCACTGCATTTAGTCCACTCCATTGACATGAAGTGGCCTGGGGGACTGTAgtgggcctttaaccccttaaggaccaaacttctggaataaaagggaatcatgacatgtcacacatgtcatgtgtccttaaggggttaagaggttaATACATcggatatgtaaaatataattaaatttaaCAGTAATTGAAGAATATATTAATAAAGCTTAATTCTATAGTAGGAGTGCAGTCCAAAAGCTAGAAATTGTAATAAACAGCCACCCAAACAAATAGTATATAAGGATTGGTTAAAACAGTACAATaaggtgctacaatcacctatgTGGGTCGCTCCACCACACAAAAGTGCAattcaataaaacaaaatatggtgAGAGCACATGAAAAACTGGATGATACGGTAAACTACACATGTAAACTGGATGATACGGTAAATCacaaaacaggaaaaaacatagggtaataacattTATGTAAAAGTAAAACCTTAATTAAAATCAGTCTCACTCACATGTTGCTGAGCCACTTAAATTGAGCTGGCTCAGACTGAAGGTGTTGAATGGATAGATGTAGATGGTCTCAAGATAAAATACCAGCAGCTTCCTTGTTATTCTTATAATACTCCCATAGAGAATCCAGGATGCAGGATATCaagaaaaatattaatttgaacataaaaataaagacagctgataaaaaaaatcaaatataagaATCCACTACAACAATAAAATATACTTGACTCGTTTTGGCATTAGTCTTTCTCAAAAGTGTAATATCGAATCTTTAAAAAGGACGGTATTGGGGCGCTTTTTCTGAAGATAAGCAACTCCCACTTCTGTTTTCAATGTCAGGACTGCATCCTTTGTCCTGGCGTCCGTTATGTTTTTTCCTCCTCTAGTTCCGCTTTTGCCATTATTGAAGTCATGACGCTCCCCTCTGTATTTGCGTCAATTAACCGGAAAGAGTCATACAGTTTTTCATCTTCAGTGGTCAAAATCACGAATAGAGATGTCTTACtataaaacaaaaactataaaTGGTCCTAAATATGAAAAACTTAGGTTAATAACTTACAAAAACATGTATATAATATTCCGGAGCAAATAACATGAAATCTATCCTAATCAATAGAAAAACATGTTGCTATTATTTATAGTTAATAAACGTCCTGAGGGaagtagaaaaaaagaagaaattgcgttagaaaaaaaggggggacaaatataatataatagtataaaTATCAGCGCATATTCCATAACTGatttactttaatatataaaataggatacctataaaaacacatatttatCAATTATATAGAAATCTATATTTACCAATAATatgtgaaaatataaatatacaaatttaaaaaaagaagagaaataaaaaagtaacttctatatctttatatttctatatatatatggggtaatcgcaaaatcaacatttagtcctTGTGGTATGAGGGTATCtatattaaaaatccatttcatcttgGTTTTATGATGGAGATTATTTTTATCTCGACCCCTCCAATGAACTTTTATTTTCTCTAGTCCACTTGGATCCCCATTGTGGAATTCCATAAAATGTTTAGAGATGCCATGATTAGTGAATTTTCGATTGATATTCTAATCATGCTCTCTAATAcgaatttttaaaatttttacagTGTGTGACGTCTTACCTATATACTTAAAGCCACAAGCACATATCCGCATATAAATAACATCCTTCGGATTGCATTTTATGAAAGATTCGATATCATAGTCTTTCTTGGTTGCAAATGAGGTAAATTTAAAAATCTTTTTGAATTTATTATCTCTCAATTTGCACCCTCTGCATTCTCCACAATAATAAAAACCATTTTGTTCTTTTTGAAAATTCCTTACATTCCCTTCATTTGctttatctaaaaaaaacttttagttaAGATTTGTTTAAAATTCTTTGCTCCTCGAAGTATAAGTCTAGGTTTTTCTTCTAAAAAAGGGGATATTTCTTCATCGGTCTTGAGAATGTGCCAGTTCTtagtaatgctttttttttttgtaaattctggttatttgaacAAAAATGAGAAATAAGCGTGActttaaacaaaaattaaaataagctGGACTTTAATGTCAACGTTTAACGTTTTGTATTATTactctacaaaaaaaaattatacatgatTTATAACATGTTCTTTTATACAAAGTAAGaactatgtatttaaatgttttaacaatCTGCACGAAAACCGTAAGGGGGTGTTCTATTTCATTATCCTTAGTTATATGTATATGCCTTAGTTTGTGTTAATGCCATGATTCTTTCATTATCCCTTATTGTAGAATACACAGTTGGGCAGACTGATACCAGTATGTGCCTACAGACAGAATAATGCAGATAGCATTATAGGGGAACCCTGGCTAGTTTAGGACACCTGGTCAAGTCTGATACACACAATGGCATTTCTCTGTAGCAAATATTGCTGATATGTTGATTTATATATCCATTTGCTTAGAATGGAATCGGTTAATACTACAGGTCTCTGCAGTGGTGGATGATTAAGTATAAGGATGGTGGAGCACTGCACCCCTTGACTTGATAAGCTCTATCCGATTAACCCCACAAGATGCCATTTCCCTATGGACAAGTTCTGTGTACTTTATAGCAAATAATTTCAAGGTTAAACTTTGAACTCAACACTCACAAAAAAAAGGTAGTGAAGGTTATGACCATGTGTTCCAAACAGTGTTCCAAACAAAGTATGTAGCAACTTCCTGAACCAACCTCATTGTGAACAATTGACAGGGTAAATTATAGGCCAAATGAGGTTTGgttgaatttttctttttgcagaaattttattcttaaaaatgcaatacCGTATCATATATCCACAATTTGTGGGTTAGTGAATGGACCCAAATTAACCCAAAGAGTTAAATTTACAAACAAAATGGGGAGTGGGGAATTTGATAGTTATATATCGGCTTCAATAGCATTAATTCAATCCAAATTTCACCTCTTAGTAAACCTTTACTAACAGCTGGATATGTTAAtagaatttataaaatgtttcaaGAATTAAGACCCTGAAAGTGCAAAATGATTGCTAGTCTGTTTATGTTTGTATGGGAAACGATACCCCTAAATATAAGGGCTTGTTTCACATACAATATAAGCTGTCTTTTCTGGCACAAATTCTTTACTCTGTGCAGTTGTAAGCTTTGGATATTTTTTGGTCAAATTAACTAGTAGACTGTGAAAAAGAACATCTTTCTGTCCCGTTTCGATTCGTATcatttttgtataaaaaaaaattaaaaataaagataaagtgtaaaacaaaatgAGAATGCTCAAAATTTGTTAAGATCTAACAAAAaaagtaaacataaaaataattttttgggaCATCAAAACTGCAAAGATGAAAATGTTCTAGTGGCAGAAAAGTTTAGAATACCAATTACAAATGTATGTTATAGCTCTAAGTCCAGTTAATTGTATTTAAGGGTACAATTCCCCGCACTAAGCCAGCTTAATAACTTTGGATCATTGACATTGCAACAACACAACTTATCTTGTATATTTCCCTGTAGGTTTCAGGCACTTTAATCCCAGAAAGCCCAAAATCTGTTGAAATCCCAGAGGAAAAGTggaaaatacaaacattacaaagCACGGCACCTGATTCTGCAAAGGATAGGCAGGGGCATAACGTTTTAGTGAATGAAAAGTATACCTACAGTGTTTTTGTAGACAGGGCAGAACATCAGGACAGCAGTTCTAAAGGCAGTGCACCACAGCATGGTGAGAGTTATGGTGAAGAAAGGGTGATCATTCTAGATAatgaagagaaaaacaaaaatgtcTCCAGTCAAGTAACAGAAATAGAGAGTGGAATTACTGAAAATAAAACTGGTGATTTAATTTCCACCTTCACCACTGTATTGAATTTGGAGAAGAAGAGTGATGTTTTAAGAGTCAAAGAACCTTTGACAGCTGCGTCTGTGTTACGGGAACAAGAGATGTCTTATATGGATGTAGGTCAGACAGTAGTGATGAGACAAAAGAATTCCAGAAGAACTTTTAGCCAGCAATCTGAAGATGCAGATTCTCCGACCGTATCTCCAACTGAATCGAAGTCTCCAGCAGACAATATTGCTTTTATGATAACCAACACCGAAGTGCAGCTTCTGTCAACTGGTGAAGTTCAGGATATTGTGAGCAGGCAGGGTAGCGATGTGCAGACTGTTAACTTGGATAGGGAAAATGCGGAGAAAATAGTTTCTGGGAACACAGAACTTCAAGGACCAGAAGGTTCTGTCCTCTCCACAGATAAGAAACCAGTTATTATCATATTTGATGAACCCATGGATATCAGATCAGCATATAAGAGACTTTCAACAATATTTGAGGAATGTGATGATGAACTAGAAAAAATGATGTCCAAAGGAAAGAtagatgaagaggaagaggaagaggaagagaaagagGAACCAGAACCAGGTGCATCTACTGCTCACGAAAACCGTCTTGAATTAACTAAGAAAGAGGACAATCCTGTTCATTCTCTATCTATAGAAAACAAATGTAGATTCCGTTATCCATCTTTAGCACAAATGAAGAAGGAAAGGTTGGAAGATGGGAATATTTCTCAGGAACATTTGACAGATGAAGATAAGTCTGATGCTTCAGATTATGCGCTCAGCCAGAGGCAGGATGCCAAGAAAAAATTCAAGTTCAAGTTCCCTAAAAAGCAGTTAGCTGCTTTGACACAGGCAATACGCACAGGGACAAAAACTGGTAAGAAAACCTTACAGGTAGTAGTGTATGAGGAGGAAGAAGAAGCTGATGGCACTGTAAAACAACATAAGGAAGCAAAAAGGTTTGAAATTGCACGATCCAAGAGTAGAGAAGAAAACATCAAAACTAGTTATGATAAACATTCGGAACAAGAGGCCCTGTACTTggatgcaccagagcagggatcCAGAACAGACGAGATAAGGAAAAATACATATAAGACCTTAGATAGCCTTGAACAGACCATCAAGCAACTAGAAACTACCATGAGTGAGATGGCACCAAAACCAGGATCTGATTTTGTTGAACTAAGAGAGGAAAAATCTTCACATTTAACACAAACTCCTGACAAGGAACCTATAATAGTGGATGAAACCAAACATACTATAGAGACTTCCTCATCAATACCTTCAGCAGCACGTAAGGTACCTTTGCATAAAAAGCCCGATTCATAATTATGTACCAATCACGATACTTAAAAATTGGTGCCGAATGACTTGTTTGCTTCTACTTCTCCCGGTGGCTGGCTTTTCACTAGGTGCCTAACAACCTGTTGGTTTACTGTCTTTGATACTTTGGTGATGGGCAAAATCAGGACATAAAAATTGCGTGTTTGCTCTAAATTCTGTTTTGatcatgtgcttttttttttgacaataacATATTTTTTTGCATGTCTAAAGATTCTTAATGTTGATGGAGCATGGCATGTGAATACGATTAAGTTAATACTGATGTGTGATTCATTCTTCTGTCgtcttttttttccctcccatATTGGTTGTTCTCGTAGGGTTCCAATGGAGCGTCGCAAACCAGCCGAATGCCAATACCAATGTCTTCTAAAATTAGACAAGGAAGCACAGAAAAACCTAACAAACAGCCAAAACTACAGGAGCCACAACGTCAATACAGACAGGTAGTTTTACCGTAGAACACCTATATGGAAGGACTTAAAAGCTTTTAAACTTCAAGCCAAGTATCTGTCTAAATATAACCAAAACAAGGAATTATGCTTTTACACTTGTTTTAATTATATCCCTGGATCTGGTGGCATGAGAATTCCTATAGTACTGTCTCACTTTCACCATACTCCTGCATGGCTGCCGTACAAACATCTGTTGCTTGATTTAACTTCCTGGCGTTTGGCTGGGATGAGCAGAAGGGAATCCTTCTGTGTTAACACAGCCCTTGAAAGGAAGAGTTGACGTGTGTCTGCATCTAGTGTGGTATGcacaatgtgtgtgtttggtgcatcGCAATAATGGCTTGATCACTCACTTCCATTTCCAACTAATCATTGTCAAGACGCATGGTCAGTGTCCCAACCATGATGTGTTTAAAGTCACATTACGGCCACTATCTGCTTCATTTCTAGCTCCTTAAACTTTACGCACTTTATGGATTCTGCCAGgtccagaaaagaaaaaaactcgGCAAAACTCTCTGTTTCAACTTTTTCTCCTATGCCCTAATTGGTGTGTATCATGTTAAGTGTTTTGACAAAATGTCTCCTGCCATCTTTATTTGCAGGCTAACGGAGGTACTAAGAAAGCTGGTGGGGATTGTAAGGCTGCTTCCCCTACTTTATCTGCTTCTAAGATCCCAGCTCTTTCTTCTAACACTGGGAAAAGCAGCTCTATGTCTGCTCAGTGTAATGATACCTCTAATACCTCTAATCCGTCTGTGAAGTCAAATGTTTCATTAACAAATTCTAACACTCAAACCAGTCGCAGCATTAATGCTTCCTCCCTTATACGTCCTGTTCATAATGGCTCTTCGAAACTTCAAAATACAGCATTTGCAGGTAAAGGTCACCATCTTTCATTCTCACCGCAGACCCCAAATGGCCGACCATCTCCTCCCACTGCTTCTTCTACTtccactgcttcctctccccctACTTCTGTCTC
The nucleotide sequence above comes from Pelobates fuscus isolate aPelFus1 chromosome 4, aPelFus1.pri, whole genome shotgun sequence. Encoded proteins:
- the KIAA1217 gene encoding sickle tail protein homolog isoform X10, encoding MQRDISYSFREGPPVHRPGSATYPSHAGPISPPATPIPHSMPPSPSRIPYGGGRPTSGQNNPTMQRERVPSLPVSRSISPSPSAILERRDVKPDEDLGNKNLQLIRNDSMYADPYLYQEGRMSIASSHGGHPSDIPDHVIAYHRGAMRSASTYSNSSMQMEMMEQAVYRQKSRKHSESHLPTFGSKTPPASPHRVTDIRMMEIHPHNAHVVPHAIQSDRSSPLRQSFKKDQGTGVFVEAKMRNTGGIMGIADVIPSPTDKTFAGYGSGAPPKDPYTRERMHAMEKQIASLTGLVQTALLKGPSSKDAHSEKVLKSANCNSESTDSTGTHIKNSLAIIESNSQSAPSGSTDMQVSLHDMRRNVAELRLQLHRMRQFQLQNQEMMRAMMKKAEIEISSKVTDIVKSLEDPVQRQRVLVEQERQKYLHDEEQIITKLCDLEGFVEDIKKDLTSSHKSITLKDVEDRAFMLRQIGEAVSKLKGEFPYLQNKMRAVLRVEVEAVRFLKEEPHKLDSMLKRIRSMTDALSTLRRHVTDGPSKSVDFNQSNQFIIKEQVTETEVLQKQEEKPHVYLQSTQSETGGTIDSQTTSVKSEVVPLSAGMKVHQVQSSPVLIQQSQQSSALVNNPLNSNNQSVSDLMINNQAITTQEASGGSQQVPPAGQHNGSSVQSLFIEEIQHTSYRNRAVSIEEAERKYEEKRQNLDHYNGKEFEKMLEEAQANIMKSIPSLEVPSQSLKVEVINKLEVTEGVHDLDQDYDKVTKSPPPPPPRRMYPPGSTVGSSWAAESPYLVRKENSKDSEESLPSTPLKTAKVDTEDKGLSTTLATVKDDDEEEGERIMAELQAFQKCSFVDINTKGQIDHSKSETEVKDFRPTALGHPREKKVSGTLIPESPKSVEIPEEKWKIQTLQSTAPDSAKDRQGHNVLVNEKYTYSVFVDRAEHQDSSSKGSAPQHGESYGEERVIILDNEEKNKNVSSQVTEIESGITENKTGDLISTFTTVLNLEKKSDVLRVKEPLTAASVLREQEMSYMDVGQTVVMRQKNSRRTFSQQSEDADSPTVSPTESKSPADNIAFMITNTEVQLLSTGEVQDIVSRQGSDVQTVNLDRENAEKIVSGNTELQGPEGSVLSTDKKPVIIIFDEPMDIRSAYKRLSTIFEECDDELEKMMSKGKIDEEEEEEEEKEEPEPGASTAHENRLELTKKEDNPVHSLSIENKCRFRYPSLAQMKKERLEDGNISQEHLTDEDKSDASDYALSQRQDAKKKFKFKFPKKQLAALTQAIRTGTKTGKKTLQVVVYEEEEEADGTVKQHKEAKRFEIARSKSREENIKTSYDKHSEQEALYLDAPEQGSRTDEIRKNTYKTLDSLEQTIKQLETTMSEMAPKPGSDFVELREEKSSHLTQTPDKEPIIVDETKHTIETSSSIPSAARKGSNGASQTSRMPIPMSSKIRQGSTEKPNKQPKLQEPQRQYRQANGGTKKAGGDCKAASPTLSASKIPALSSNTGKSSSMSAQCNDTSNTSNPSVKSNVSLTNSNTQTSRSINASSLIRPVHNGSSKLQNTAFAGKGHHLSFSPQTPNGRPSPPTASSTSTASSPPTSVSPTSPTQNMKTIRTIHTPSFTSYKAQNGNAGKAPTSKETS